Proteins encoded together in one Planctomyces sp. SH-PL14 window:
- a CDS encoding zinc-dependent alcohol dehydrogenase family protein: MRAMVLEATGQPLRLTERPAPTPEPRQVLIRVLACGVCRTDLHVVDGELPDPKLPIIPGHEVVGVVEALGTEVRELAVGQRVGVPWLGWTCGECDDCRAGRENLCDFARFTGYQLDGGYAEKMVADARYCFPLPETLDPAAAAPLMCAGLIGYRTLRMAGDPRRVGIYGFGGAAHLVTQAAVFEGREVYAFTRSGDESSQRFARSLGAKWAGSSDALPPEPLDAALIFAPVGPLVPQALQVVRKGGIVVCGGIHMSDIPTFPYRWLWGERGIRSVANLTRQDGREFLDLAGRAAIRSTTTTFPLSQANEALAALREGKLDGAAVLVPG; this comes from the coding sequence ATGCGCGCAATGGTCCTCGAAGCAACCGGCCAACCCCTTCGGCTGACCGAACGGCCCGCCCCCACCCCCGAACCCCGGCAAGTCCTCATCCGCGTCCTGGCCTGCGGCGTCTGCCGGACCGACCTGCATGTCGTCGACGGCGAACTCCCCGATCCCAAACTCCCGATCATCCCCGGGCATGAAGTCGTCGGCGTCGTCGAAGCCCTCGGCACCGAGGTCCGCGAACTCGCGGTCGGCCAGCGGGTCGGCGTCCCCTGGCTCGGCTGGACCTGCGGCGAATGCGACGACTGCCGCGCGGGTCGCGAAAACCTCTGCGACTTCGCCCGCTTCACCGGCTACCAGCTCGATGGCGGCTACGCCGAGAAAATGGTCGCCGACGCGCGGTACTGCTTCCCGCTCCCCGAAACGCTCGACCCCGCCGCCGCCGCGCCGCTGATGTGCGCGGGACTCATCGGCTACCGCACGCTGCGGATGGCGGGCGACCCGCGGCGGGTCGGGATCTACGGCTTCGGCGGCGCGGCCCACCTCGTCACGCAGGCCGCCGTCTTCGAAGGCCGGGAGGTCTACGCCTTCACCCGCAGCGGCGACGAGTCCTCGCAGCGGTTCGCCCGCTCGCTCGGCGCCAAGTGGGCCGGCAGCTCCGATGCTCTCCCTCCAGAACCGCTCGACGCGGCCCTGATCTTCGCCCCGGTCGGCCCGCTCGTGCCGCAGGCGCTCCAGGTCGTGCGGAAAGGGGGCATTGTGGTGTGCGGCGGGATCCACATGAGCGACATCCCCACCTTCCCGTACCGTTGGCTGTGGGGGGAGCGGGGCATCCGTTCGGTGGCGAACCTGACCCGTCAGGACGGCCGCGAGTTCCTGGACCTCGCGGGCCGGGCGGCGATCCGGTCGACGACCACGACCTTCCCGCTCTCGCAGGCGAACGAGGCCCTCGCCGCGCTCCGCGAAGGAAAGCTGGACGGCGCGGCGGTCCTCGTCCCCGGTTAA